A stretch of Desulfotalea psychrophila LSv54 DNA encodes these proteins:
- a CDS encoding intermembrane phospholipid transport protein YdbH family protein, which translates to MKKISVFLILASILLGLFYLCLLMPSMANSIISQALGDLPLHYREVQIDQISPWRTIARIKMGSTKNNISITRLEVNYSPSSLLKKQIKNLTIDGLQAQGDISTLQKYFNKKQPDKTSQTNFLQNIPLSLQNITLKNATVQLKQGKRLINIGLKAEIELHTEQDPQGGHRVVRMDARTTIQGDINTSIEAILNQEINGYRLQINAGSHLNNLRECSLPEMQGEAELETDILLSADLKQIKHLQTDLRCSGFILHTDQLSLRSSNDAPLHLSLKKDAQGIDYQLTGLHLEKPFPMEIKSSGHATGTMAITGQLSFPHDPRIIKYFLQGTGKKIKGRITGRLPRTALGNNIETSPFSLDISTKMVEKEMTATAEFSLARLTMKREQIALTNILIEQKFTKKGQGGIQISGLFAGTAKYRGERLLHLSGTNSQLETKGKVQLSATSPLLATRAIRCSANYQGNPTTGTELDCSLKNATITESRLPATLQEKLPADLSFSGVVSARLHMKKQVGFSGTASLNLKGGQIDLGDSLQLKGISTQLIFTKLPLMQSLPSQSLKAKEIRAGSFEAKKIDIAYRIEDLSSIFIEQGSFNWCGGRVESNSLTLNKEKKNYQLTLYCDRLGFTDLLKQIGMPNAEGTGTLSGRIPLEWKKKSLFFNDGFLSSSPGDSGRVKFSNTDRLRQSLGEITNTSYLDYSMTAIENFHYNWTTLSFNSVKDDLVIAMQLDGKPAIPLPYAYKNGKLIRSTKGSGLQHPVHFDVNFHLPLMEVLHYGKNFQSLME; encoded by the coding sequence ATGAAAAAAATATCTGTTTTTTTAATTTTGGCGAGCATCTTACTCGGCCTATTCTACCTCTGTCTCCTCATGCCCTCCATGGCCAACAGTATCATCAGCCAAGCCCTTGGAGACCTGCCCCTGCACTACAGAGAGGTACAGATAGACCAAATTTCTCCATGGAGGACTATTGCCAGAATAAAAATGGGCTCAACGAAAAATAATATTTCCATTACCCGCCTGGAAGTCAACTATTCCCCGTCATCTCTTCTCAAAAAACAGATAAAAAACCTCACGATCGACGGCCTGCAGGCCCAAGGCGATATCTCAACACTACAAAAATATTTTAACAAGAAACAGCCCGACAAAACATCCCAAACCAATTTTTTACAAAACATTCCCCTGAGCCTGCAAAACATCACCCTAAAAAACGCCACCGTCCAGCTCAAGCAGGGCAAGAGGCTGATCAATATCGGACTTAAGGCAGAGATAGAGCTCCACACAGAGCAAGATCCCCAGGGCGGACACAGAGTGGTGAGAATGGATGCCCGCACGACTATCCAAGGGGATATCAACACCTCCATAGAGGCAATACTCAACCAGGAGATAAATGGCTACAGGTTGCAGATAAATGCCGGCTCTCACCTGAACAATTTACGAGAGTGCTCCCTGCCAGAGATGCAGGGAGAGGCAGAGCTGGAAACAGACATCCTTCTATCAGCAGACCTCAAGCAAATAAAACATCTTCAGACAGACCTACGCTGTTCAGGATTCATCCTGCACACAGATCAGCTCTCACTCCGCTCCAGTAACGACGCCCCACTGCACCTCAGTCTAAAAAAGGACGCGCAGGGCATAGACTACCAACTCACAGGCCTGCATCTTGAGAAGCCTTTCCCCATGGAAATAAAGAGCAGCGGTCATGCGACAGGGACAATGGCCATCACGGGGCAACTATCATTTCCCCATGATCCCCGGATAATAAAATATTTCCTCCAGGGTACAGGTAAAAAAATTAAAGGCCGGATTACAGGCAGGCTACCACGAACTGCCCTCGGAAACAATATAGAGACCTCACCATTTTCTCTGGATATCTCGACAAAGATGGTGGAAAAGGAGATGACGGCCACAGCAGAATTCTCCCTGGCCAGACTCACCATGAAAAGAGAGCAGATTGCCCTTACTAACATCCTGATAGAACAGAAGTTCACCAAGAAGGGACAGGGGGGTATCCAGATATCCGGCCTCTTTGCAGGAACAGCCAAATACCGGGGTGAGAGACTACTTCACCTCTCCGGCACCAATAGCCAGCTTGAGACCAAGGGCAAGGTCCAACTGAGTGCCACGAGCCCACTGCTCGCGACCAGAGCAATCCGCTGTTCTGCCAACTATCAGGGCAATCCAACGACCGGGACCGAACTCGACTGCTCGCTTAAAAACGCAACCATAACAGAGAGCAGGCTCCCGGCCACCCTCCAAGAGAAACTTCCTGCGGACCTCTCCTTTTCCGGGGTAGTCTCCGCTCGGCTACATATGAAAAAACAGGTAGGCTTCAGTGGCACAGCCTCGCTTAATTTAAAAGGGGGGCAAATAGACCTTGGCGACAGCCTCCAACTCAAGGGAATCAGCACCCAGCTCATCTTTACCAAGCTGCCCCTCATGCAAAGCCTGCCCAGTCAATCACTTAAGGCCAAAGAGATAAGGGCAGGCTCCTTCGAGGCTAAAAAGATAGATATCGCCTACCGCATCGAAGACCTCTCCTCCATCTTTATCGAGCAAGGTTCTTTCAACTGGTGCGGCGGCAGAGTAGAGAGTAACAGCCTCACACTCAATAAAGAAAAGAAAAACTACCAACTCACCCTCTACTGTGACCGCCTTGGCTTCACCGACCTACTCAAACAGATAGGTATGCCCAACGCCGAAGGGACAGGCACCTTAAGCGGCCGCATCCCCCTAGAGTGGAAGAAGAAGAGCCTCTTTTTCAACGACGGATTTCTCTCCTCAAGTCCCGGTGACAGTGGTAGAGTAAAATTTAGCAATACCGACAGGCTACGCCAGTCCCTGGGAGAGATAACAAATACCAGCTATCTCGACTATTCCATGACTGCAATTGAGAATTTTCATTACAACTGGACAACATTATCTTTTAACTCGGTCAAAGATGACCTGGTAATAGCCATGCAGCTCGATGGCAAGCCCGCAATACCTTTGCCTTATGCCTATAAAAACGGTAAACTTATTCGTTCAACGAAGGGCAGTGGCTTGCAACACCCCGTACACTTTGACGTCAATTTCCACCTGCCCTTAATGGAGGTGCTCCACTATGGCAAAAACTTTCAATCTCTTATGGAGTAA
- a CDS encoding YnbE family lipoprotein: MSRYQKTLTLLLLGCFLTLQACTQHQIEVKPLEIKPIHITIDVNIKVDRALDNFFGDLDKIEKE, from the coding sequence ATGAGTCGATACCAAAAAACACTGACCCTATTACTGCTTGGCTGCTTCTTGACCCTACAGGCCTGCACTCAACATCAAATTGAGGTCAAGCCATTAGAAATAAAACCCATCCACATCACAATAGATGTCAATATCAAAGTCGATAGAGCCCTTGATAATTTCTTTGGCGATCTCGATAAGATCGAAAAAGAGTAA
- a CDS encoding YdbL family protein, whose translation MQSLRQNFSYLFLLCCLVLASSPSQAASAQDIQNRMRTRIPAITDLKDLGIVGESNRGLLEYRSQKRTHAAIVTAENKDRQLVYRAIGKQQGVSPNLVGKRRAITIAERGTKGHIFQNANGSWYRK comes from the coding sequence ATGCAAAGCTTACGTCAAAATTTCTCTTACCTGTTCCTGCTCTGCTGTCTGGTCCTGGCAAGCTCTCCAAGCCAGGCTGCTTCGGCCCAGGATATCCAAAATAGAATGCGCACGCGAATCCCTGCCATCACCGACCTGAAAGACTTAGGCATCGTTGGCGAAAGTAATAGGGGGCTACTCGAGTATCGCAGTCAAAAAAGGACTCATGCCGCTATTGTCACAGCGGAGAACAAGGATCGCCAGCTGGTCTACAGGGCCATTGGCAAACAGCAGGGTGTTTCCCCAAATCTTGTTGGCAAAAGACGAGCAATAACTATTGCCGAAAGAGGCACAAAAGGTCATATTTTCCAAAACGCCAATGGCAGTTGGTATAGAAAATAA
- the cmoA gene encoding carboxy-S-adenosyl-L-methionine synthase CmoA, whose product MTDKKDTIFQNPGPAEDFEFNSRVVEVFDDMLDRSVPFYKEVIQASAQLLQRHLKENDSVYDLGSSTGTTLLELSRVLKRQDISYVGIDASKPMLEKARLKAELYSKGDQFSFLEEDITQFCHQEAGAVILHYTLQFIRPMQREEVMRRIYASLRPGGVLLLSEKTISHQKELNRDFISIYHHFKKDRGYSELEIAQKREALENVLIPFSQNENKNLLKKVGFECVESYFQWFNFSSFMAIKPQP is encoded by the coding sequence ATGACAGATAAGAAAGATACCATCTTCCAGAACCCGGGTCCGGCCGAGGATTTTGAATTCAACAGCCGAGTCGTTGAAGTTTTTGACGATATGCTTGATCGTTCGGTTCCCTTCTACAAAGAGGTAATCCAGGCAAGCGCCCAGCTCCTGCAGCGTCACCTGAAAGAAAATGACAGCGTCTACGATCTCGGTAGCTCCACAGGAACAACCCTGCTCGAACTGTCCCGGGTACTGAAGCGCCAGGACATCTCCTACGTGGGAATTGACGCCTCCAAGCCAATGCTTGAAAAGGCTCGCCTCAAGGCTGAACTCTACTCAAAGGGAGATCAATTCTCCTTTCTGGAAGAGGATATCACCCAATTTTGCCATCAAGAGGCAGGAGCCGTCATCCTCCACTACACCCTGCAGTTTATCCGTCCCATGCAACGGGAAGAGGTTATGCGCAGAATATACGCCAGTCTTCGCCCCGGGGGAGTACTCCTGCTCAGCGAGAAGACCATCAGTCATCAAAAAGAACTCAATCGAGATTTCATTTCGATCTACCACCACTTCAAGAAAGACAGAGGCTATTCAGAACTTGAAATTGCCCAAAAACGAGAGGCTCTGGAGAATGTTCTCATTCCATTTTCCCAGAACGAGAATAAGAATTTACTGAAGAAGGTTGGCTTTGAGTGTGTTGAATCCTATTTTCAATGGTTTAACTTCTCCTCCTTCATGGCCATCAAACCACAGCCATAG
- the cmoB gene encoding tRNA 5-methoxyuridine(34)/uridine 5-oxyacetic acid(34) synthase CmoB yields the protein MKYLKHLSDAADREAIKALHDERQTWVNQEKKGFLRYREPYLQLARFKADSINLENDVVTIGHGEQISHEEQAEIRQALRAYMPWRKGPFAVFGVDIDAEWRSERKWQRLEKHLPDLKGKVIADIGCNNGYYMFRMAAQEPAFVLGIEPSVQHYYCFKALEEMSGLTNLEIDLLGVEHLPLFTESFDVVFLMGIIYHRSAPIETLRAVLDSLKPGGTLILETQGIPGEQPYALFPDKTYAKVPGTYFVPSASCLINWMHKAGFIDVDLFCDHPMSPEEQRQTEWMEFESYKDFLDPENPELTLEGYPAPHRFFVKATKKM from the coding sequence ATGAAATACCTAAAACACCTCTCGGATGCAGCCGACAGAGAGGCCATAAAAGCACTTCACGATGAACGCCAGACCTGGGTCAACCAAGAGAAGAAGGGCTTTCTCCGCTACCGTGAACCCTACCTGCAACTGGCCAGGTTCAAGGCCGACTCCATCAATCTCGAAAACGACGTTGTGACCATCGGCCACGGCGAACAGATCAGCCACGAGGAGCAGGCAGAAATCCGTCAGGCTCTACGAGCATATATGCCCTGGCGCAAGGGTCCCTTCGCGGTCTTTGGTGTCGATATCGATGCAGAGTGGCGAAGCGAAAGAAAATGGCAGAGACTGGAGAAGCATCTCCCAGACCTCAAGGGCAAGGTCATTGCCGATATCGGCTGCAATAATGGCTACTATATGTTTCGTATGGCAGCCCAGGAACCAGCATTTGTCCTCGGCATCGAACCATCGGTGCAACACTACTACTGCTTTAAGGCCCTGGAAGAGATGTCGGGCCTGACCAACCTTGAGATTGATCTCCTCGGGGTTGAACACCTGCCCCTCTTCACTGAGTCCTTCGATGTCGTCTTTCTCATGGGAATCATCTACCACAGATCAGCACCCATAGAGACCCTGCGGGCCGTACTGGACTCACTAAAGCCGGGCGGCACCCTCATTCTGGAAACCCAGGGTATCCCGGGCGAGCAACCCTACGCCCTCTTCCCCGACAAGACCTACGCCAAGGTACCGGGCACCTACTTTGTCCCCAGTGCAAGTTGTCTGATTAACTGGATGCACAAGGCCGGTTTCATAGACGTTGACCTCTTCTGCGATCACCCCATGTCCCCCGAAGAACAACGACAGACCGAATGGATGGAATTTGAATCCTATAAGGATTTCCTCGATCCAGAAAACCCGGAACTAACCCTTGAAGGTTATCCCGCCCCCCACCGTTTCTTTGTCAAAGCCACAAAGAAAATGTAA
- a CDS encoding class I SAM-dependent methyltransferase, which produces MTISPSIKNILICPSCQSPLQFGDETSCPNCGARYGKTKEGKLNFHLQGPKRYQTETIINSAVHCPSDNFFGPLQANPTAEVDLSSLPPIRHLCPALLSYMPRAKTEEAIALDIGCGKTQNRAPCQLAGYQYLGIDYREADALFLADAQALPLADNSIDFALSLAVLEHLPHPEIMLREAFRVLKNGARFIGSVAFLQPFHDGSYYHFTHLGLYSMLHDIGFEVELIAPSREYSVLIATSRQLFRKMDRRYSKKIIQPIIFLHKLWWKFQPISPHDRDLSEIKRLLKFSGAHHFVVHKKQ; this is translated from the coding sequence ATGACTATCTCACCCAGCATAAAAAATATCCTGATCTGCCCCTCCTGTCAAAGCCCCCTCCAATTCGGAGACGAAACCAGCTGCCCAAACTGTGGGGCACGCTATGGCAAAACAAAAGAGGGTAAGCTCAACTTCCACCTGCAAGGCCCCAAAAGATATCAAACAGAGACAATCATCAATTCGGCAGTCCACTGTCCAAGTGACAACTTCTTTGGCCCCCTGCAGGCAAACCCCACAGCAGAGGTCGATCTCAGCTCTCTGCCACCGATCCGCCATCTCTGCCCGGCTCTCTTGAGCTATATGCCAAGAGCCAAAACGGAGGAGGCCATCGCCCTCGATATTGGCTGTGGCAAAACACAGAACAGGGCCCCATGCCAACTGGCAGGCTATCAATATCTCGGCATTGACTACCGCGAAGCAGATGCTCTTTTCCTGGCCGATGCCCAGGCCCTGCCTCTGGCGGATAACAGTATCGACTTTGCCCTCTCCCTTGCCGTCCTTGAGCACCTACCCCACCCTGAAATCATGCTCAGAGAGGCCTTCAGAGTCCTGAAAAATGGCGCTAGATTCATTGGTTCCGTTGCCTTCCTCCAACCATTTCATGATGGTAGCTATTACCATTTCACCCACCTGGGGCTCTACTCTATGCTCCATGACATAGGCTTTGAAGTAGAGCTCATCGCCCCCAGCAGGGAATACTCAGTACTGATCGCCACGAGCAGGCAGCTCTTTAGAAAAATGGATAGAAGGTACAGCAAAAAAATCATCCAACCCATAATCTTTCTCCATAAACTCTGGTGGAAATTCCAACCAATCAGCCCCCATGACAGGGACCTCTCCGAAATCAAAAGATTATTAAAATTTTCCGGGGCCCACCACTTTGTTGTCCACAAAAAGCAGTAG
- the carA gene encoding glutamine-hydrolyzing carbamoyl-phosphate synthase small subunit codes for MKAIIALEDGTIFEGKSFTGRGEAIGEIVFNTSMSGYQEILTDPSYTGQIVTMTYPMIGNYGINPEDMESSSVHPKAFLVKEYNAFPSNYRSTQPLAQFLETYGVLGVEGFDTRALVRHIRKAGAMKGIVSTEDLDHASLVKKAQEWTGLVGQNMVERVSCEKPYGWADNMPLSGSNFSTAKSADNNEKAFKVVAFDFGIKYNQLRILAEKGCQVQVVPATTSAQAVLDMNPDGIFLSNGPGDPEGVEGVVDTIRELLGKKPIFGICLGHQILGLAYGARSYKLKFGHRGGNQPVKNLETGKVEITSQNHGFCIDTTSLNEEDVKITHINLNDNSVEGMRHRKFPAFSVQYHPEHAPGPHDATYLFDEFIEMMQQ; via the coding sequence ATGAAAGCAATTATCGCTTTAGAAGACGGCACTATTTTTGAAGGTAAATCGTTCACCGGTCGCGGAGAGGCAATTGGTGAAATCGTATTTAACACTTCTATGAGTGGTTATCAGGAAATACTCACGGATCCATCCTACACCGGTCAGATAGTTACAATGACCTATCCCATGATCGGTAACTATGGGATCAACCCTGAAGATATGGAATCTTCTTCGGTGCATCCAAAGGCATTTCTTGTAAAAGAATACAACGCTTTCCCATCAAACTATCGTTCAACCCAGCCTCTCGCCCAGTTCCTGGAAACATACGGAGTCCTTGGCGTAGAGGGATTTGACACCAGGGCCCTGGTTCGACACATCCGTAAGGCCGGTGCCATGAAAGGTATCGTCTCCACCGAAGACCTTGACCATGCATCTCTTGTTAAGAAGGCTCAGGAGTGGACAGGCCTCGTCGGTCAAAACATGGTTGAACGGGTTTCCTGCGAAAAGCCCTATGGCTGGGCCGACAATATGCCTCTCAGCGGCAGCAACTTCAGCACAGCAAAGTCTGCGGATAATAACGAAAAAGCATTTAAGGTTGTAGCCTTTGACTTTGGCATCAAGTACAACCAACTGCGCATCCTTGCAGAGAAAGGTTGCCAGGTACAGGTAGTACCTGCCACAACCAGCGCCCAGGCAGTGCTTGACATGAATCCCGATGGCATTTTCCTCTCCAACGGCCCCGGCGATCCGGAAGGCGTTGAGGGCGTTGTTGACACCATCCGTGAACTGCTCGGCAAAAAACCAATCTTTGGCATCTGCCTTGGTCACCAAATACTCGGCCTGGCCTATGGAGCCCGTAGCTACAAGCTCAAGTTTGGTCATCGCGGCGGCAATCAGCCGGTAAAGAATTTAGAAACAGGCAAGGTAGAAATCACCTCCCAGAATCATGGTTTCTGCATTGACACGACAAGCCTGAACGAGGAGGATGTAAAAATCACTCACATCAACCTCAACGACAATTCCGTTGAAGGAATGCGTCACCGAAAATTCCCTGCTTTCTCAGTACAATATCACCCAGAACATGCACCTGGTCCACACGATGCGACCTACCTCTTCGATGAATTCATCGAGATGATGCAGCAGTAG
- the carB gene encoding carbamoyl-phosphate synthase large subunit has product MPKRTDIKKILIIGSGPIIISQACEFDYSGAQAVKALKEEGYEVILINSNPATIMTDPELADATYIEPITPECVTKVIAKERPDALLPTLGGQTALNTAIKLAELGVLEQYNVELLAADIAVIKKAEGREEFRDAMHAIGLNVPESAIVHDLESAMAAGEDIGFPIIVRPSFTLGGTGGGIAYNRQELEELCTSGLDLSMTTEIMVERSLLGWKEFELEVMRDKNDNVVIICSIENIDAMGVHTGDSITVAPAQTLTDREYQEMRDAAVAIIREIGVETGGSNVQFAVNPADGELMIIEMNPRVSRSSALASKATGFPIAKIAAKLAVGYTLDELKNDITEETYASFEPTIDYCVVKIPRWTFEKFPEAEDKLSTAMKSVGETMSMGRTFKEAFQKAMRSLETGRAGFGGDGKELLTDIDAIDLEHNLRTPNSKRVGYIHEALKRGMSLEEIHEFTLIDPWFLYNFKQIVEKEEEIIAHGFQGIDAEFLRGCKEYGFSDIQLGYLTGTTEDDIRKLRLEMEIRPVYKMVDTCGAEFESNTPYYYSTYEQENEAIETSGKKIIILGGGPNRIGQGIEFDYCCVHAAFALKELGVESIMINSNPETVSTDYDTSDKLYFEPLTREDVLNIIEQEKPYGVIVQFGGQTPLNLAVPLENAGIRIIGTQPDAIDRAEDRKRFQQFLQKLGLRQPENDTVSTLEEALASANRIGYPVVVRPSYVLGGRNMRIVYTDQGIRDFMIAVGGTNLEHPILVDKFLQEAIEVDVDALCDGEDTIIGGIMEHIEEAGIHSGDSSCVLPPHTLSLELVKEIKAASKAMAKELGVIGLMNVQFAIKDKQVYILEVNPRASRTVPFVSKATGVPLAKLATKVMMGARLKDLGLTRDPYIDHWAVKEAVFPFDRFDKVDTLLGPEMKSTGEVMGIDDNLGLAIAKAHLASGSTLPTEGTVFISVRDNDKAHSVEVAKSLLQLGFSICATAGTAQYLQDKDIDCSPVNKISQGRPHILDKVQDGQIAWIINTSLGRRTTEDSYQIRRSALDYHIPYTTTITGAAAVIKAIHDLSTKELNVQPVQYFTGKE; this is encoded by the coding sequence ATGCCAAAAAGAACAGATATAAAAAAGATTCTCATCATCGGCTCTGGCCCAATTATTATCAGCCAGGCCTGTGAGTTTGATTACTCCGGCGCCCAGGCGGTAAAGGCCCTGAAAGAAGAGGGATATGAGGTCATCCTCATCAACTCTAATCCGGCAACCATCATGACGGATCCGGAACTTGCCGATGCCACCTACATAGAGCCCATCACCCCGGAATGCGTTACCAAGGTTATTGCCAAGGAGCGTCCAGACGCTCTTCTGCCTACCCTTGGTGGGCAGACAGCCCTGAACACCGCCATCAAGCTCGCCGAGCTAGGTGTTCTGGAACAGTACAATGTTGAGCTATTAGCTGCCGATATTGCCGTGATCAAGAAGGCCGAGGGCCGGGAAGAGTTCCGTGATGCCATGCACGCAATCGGTCTCAATGTGCCAGAGTCTGCCATCGTCCACGACCTTGAGTCCGCCATGGCAGCAGGCGAGGACATTGGTTTTCCAATCATCGTTCGCCCAAGCTTTACCCTCGGTGGAACAGGTGGTGGTATTGCCTACAACCGCCAGGAACTGGAAGAGCTCTGTACCTCTGGCCTCGACCTCTCCATGACCACCGAGATCATGGTAGAGCGCAGTCTGCTTGGCTGGAAAGAGTTTGAGCTTGAGGTTATGCGCGATAAAAATGACAACGTTGTTATCATCTGCTCCATTGAAAACATCGATGCCATGGGCGTCCATACCGGTGACTCCATCACCGTGGCCCCAGCCCAAACCCTCACCGACCGTGAATACCAGGAAATGCGTGATGCGGCAGTTGCCATCATCCGCGAGATCGGCGTTGAAACCGGTGGTTCCAATGTCCAGTTTGCGGTGAATCCTGCCGATGGCGAACTGATGATCATTGAGATGAATCCTCGTGTTTCCAGAAGTTCAGCCCTAGCCTCCAAGGCAACGGGTTTTCCTATTGCCAAGATTGCAGCAAAGCTTGCCGTTGGCTACACCCTCGATGAACTGAAAAATGACATCACCGAGGAGACCTACGCATCCTTTGAACCCACCATCGATTACTGTGTGGTTAAGATCCCTCGCTGGACCTTTGAGAAGTTCCCCGAGGCCGAGGATAAACTCTCCACAGCCATGAAGTCCGTCGGCGAAACCATGTCCATGGGTCGTACCTTCAAGGAGGCATTCCAAAAGGCAATGCGCTCGTTGGAAACAGGACGGGCAGGATTTGGTGGCGACGGCAAAGAGTTGCTCACCGACATCGATGCCATAGACCTTGAGCATAACCTACGTACCCCGAACTCCAAAAGAGTCGGCTACATCCACGAGGCTCTCAAACGTGGTATGTCCCTGGAAGAAATCCACGAATTCACCTTAATCGACCCATGGTTTCTCTACAATTTCAAGCAGATTGTTGAAAAAGAGGAAGAGATCATCGCGCACGGCTTTCAGGGCATCGACGCTGAGTTCCTTCGTGGCTGCAAAGAGTACGGTTTTTCCGACATCCAGCTCGGCTACCTGACCGGCACCACCGAGGACGATATCCGCAAGCTCCGTCTGGAGATGGAGATAAGGCCTGTATACAAGATGGTTGATACCTGCGGTGCTGAATTTGAGTCTAACACCCCATACTACTACTCAACCTACGAGCAGGAAAATGAGGCCATTGAAACCTCCGGCAAAAAAATTATCATTCTTGGTGGCGGGCCCAACCGTATCGGTCAGGGCATTGAGTTTGATTACTGCTGTGTCCATGCAGCCTTTGCCCTGAAGGAACTTGGGGTTGAATCTATCATGATCAACTCCAACCCAGAGACGGTCTCCACCGATTATGACACCTCCGATAAGCTCTACTTCGAGCCCCTTACCCGTGAGGATGTACTCAATATCATCGAACAGGAAAAACCCTATGGAGTCATTGTTCAATTTGGTGGACAGACACCTCTCAACCTTGCTGTCCCCCTTGAAAATGCGGGTATAAGGATCATTGGCACCCAGCCGGATGCCATTGACCGGGCCGAGGACCGTAAGCGTTTCCAACAGTTTCTGCAAAAACTGGGTCTGCGTCAGCCGGAAAATGATACCGTATCTACCCTTGAAGAAGCACTCGCGTCAGCAAACCGCATTGGCTATCCCGTTGTGGTTCGTCCCTCCTATGTACTGGGTGGACGAAACATGCGTATTGTCTATACAGACCAAGGTATTCGCGATTTCATGATTGCCGTTGGTGGCACCAATTTGGAACATCCTATCCTCGTTGATAAGTTCCTCCAGGAAGCCATTGAAGTTGATGTCGACGCCCTCTGTGATGGCGAAGATACCATTATCGGCGGCATCATGGAGCATATTGAAGAGGCAGGTATTCACTCCGGAGATTCATCCTGTGTATTGCCTCCACACACCCTCTCTCTTGAGCTGGTAAAAGAGATCAAGGCTGCTTCAAAGGCCATGGCCAAAGAGCTTGGCGTTATCGGCCTGATGAATGTTCAGTTCGCCATCAAGGACAAGCAAGTCTATATTCTTGAAGTGAACCCTCGCGCCTCCAGAACCGTCCCCTTTGTCAGCAAGGCAACGGGAGTACCTCTGGCCAAACTCGCCACCAAGGTAATGATGGGTGCACGCCTCAAGGATCTTGGACTCACTCGCGACCCCTACATTGATCATTGGGCCGTTAAAGAGGCTGTTTTTCCCTTTGATCGCTTCGACAAGGTAGATACCCTCTTGGGACCTGAGATGAAATCAACCGGTGAAGTTATGGGCATTGACGATAACCTCGGTCTTGCCATTGCCAAGGCACATCTGGCATCCGGTTCAACCCTGCCCACGGAAGGAACTGTCTTTATCAGTGTTCGAGACAACGATAAGGCACACAGCGTTGAGGTGGCAAAGTCACTCCTGCAACTTGGATTTTCTATCTGTGCCACCGCAGGCACCGCCCAATATCTCCAAGATAAGGATATCGACTGTAGCCCAGTGAACAAGATCAGTCAGGGACGTCCACATATTCTTGACAAGGTGCAGGATGGTCAAATCGCCTGGATCATAAACACCTCACTGGGAAGACGCACCACCGAAGATTCTTACCAGATCCGCAGATCGGCCCTTGATTATCACATTCCATACACCACCACCATCACCGGTGCTGCGGCAGTGATCAAGGCCATTCATGATCTCAGCACAAAAGAGCTTAACGTACAACCAGTTCAGTACTTTACCGGCAAAGAATAA